The proteins below are encoded in one region of Streptomyces marianii:
- a CDS encoding YlxR family protein: MSGRTRVRACPERTCVGCRERAAKRDLLRIVAVEGVCVPDHRGTLPGRGAYVHPASVCLDLAVRRRAFPRALKAQGPLDTADVRREIEATAVQAAP; this comes from the coding sequence GTGTCTGGTCGGACGCGTGTCCGCGCATGCCCTGAGCGAACCTGCGTGGGGTGCCGGGAGCGAGCGGCCAAGCGCGATCTGTTGCGCATCGTGGCGGTCGAGGGCGTATGCGTCCCCGATCATCGCGGTACGCTGCCCGGCCGGGGTGCTTATGTGCACCCCGCCTCGGTCTGTCTCGACCTGGCGGTCCGTCGCCGGGCGTTCCCGAGGGCCCTCAAGGCCCAGGGGCCGCTCGACACCGCGGACGTCCGCCGGGAAATCGAGGCGACGGCGGTGCAGGCAGCACCGTAA
- a CDS encoding GNAT family N-acetyltransferase, producing MEHDVEVAPVNLAARVDDALSVQALAFGLTAEEIGIRRHIVLRHLLSPGAHALGATTPAGRLVGFVYGMPNDRTHWWSTVVEPYLRSNGSDDWLDDSFVITELHVHPAYQGRGIGRRLITTITDGAAQPRSILSAIDTESRARGLYRALGYQDLARQVVFPSAPKPYAVMGAPLPLLRGA from the coding sequence ATGGAACACGATGTCGAGGTCGCGCCGGTCAACCTCGCCGCACGCGTGGACGACGCCCTCTCCGTGCAGGCCCTCGCCTTCGGCCTCACCGCGGAGGAGATCGGTATCCGCCGCCACATCGTGCTCCGGCACCTGCTCAGCCCCGGGGCCCACGCCCTCGGCGCGACGACTCCCGCGGGCCGACTGGTGGGGTTCGTGTACGGGATGCCAAACGACCGCACCCACTGGTGGTCCACGGTCGTGGAGCCGTATCTGCGCAGCAACGGTTCCGACGACTGGCTGGACGATTCCTTCGTGATCACCGAGCTCCATGTCCACCCGGCCTACCAGGGGAGGGGCATCGGCCGCCGGCTGATCACCACCATCACCGACGGCGCCGCCCAGCCCCGCTCCATCCTGTCCGCGATCGACACCGAGAGCCGGGCACGCGGCCTGTACCGCGCCCTCGGCTACCAGGACCTGGCGCGCCAGGTCGTCTTCCCCAGCGCTCCGAAGCCGTACGCGGTGATGGGGGCCCCGCTGCCACTGCTGCGCGGCGCCTGA
- the rimP gene encoding ribosome maturation factor RimP produces the protein MSTTQSERLRGLLEPLVSAADLDLEEIELSRAGRRRVLRVVVDSEEGVDLDACAELSRVISDRLDESDAMGEGEYQLEVTSPGAERPLSEHRHYVRAKGRLARFQLTTPDGKPGEELVARILDVDDEGLDLEVPGVKGRRPTARRLAFGEIAKARVELEFNRKDKNGIQKEEEA, from the coding sequence ATGAGCACCACCCAGAGCGAGAGGCTGCGCGGACTGCTCGAACCGCTCGTCAGCGCCGCGGACCTGGATCTGGAAGAGATCGAACTGTCCCGGGCCGGCCGCCGCCGTGTGCTCCGCGTCGTCGTGGATTCGGAGGAAGGCGTCGATCTCGACGCCTGTGCCGAGCTCAGCCGTGTCATCTCCGACAGGCTCGACGAGAGCGACGCCATGGGCGAGGGCGAGTACCAGCTCGAAGTGACCTCCCCCGGAGCGGAGCGCCCGCTCAGCGAACACCGCCACTACGTGCGCGCCAAGGGCCGGCTCGCCCGGTTCCAGCTGACCACCCCGGACGGGAAGCCGGGCGAGGAGCTGGTCGCGCGGATCCTCGACGTCGACGACGAAGGTCTCGACCTGGAGGTGCCGGGCGTCAAGGGGCGCAGGCCCACCGCCCGCAGGCTCGCCTTCGGCGAGATCGCCAAGGCGCGTGTGGAGCTCGAGTTCAACCGCAAGGACAAGAACGGCATTCAGAAAGAAGAGGAGGCGTAG
- a CDS encoding aminoglycoside phosphotransferase family protein: MGFEPPRRLVRALGDNDWTGQLPKLVEETAVRDGLEIERVMVPGGRSSLVVLVRRRDGTPAALKLVPPFAGPALERAALAHWNGFGAVRLLGGSGGALLLERLHPELSVRSLPEAKALLEAAGTMRRLWVEPPSGHGFETVAERTARQVSALPERAAAAPQSLVDEALAARAELLAHSPESLLLHGNFRQSKVLAGDRTPWLAVGPEPLVGERAYDLARLARDRVEDLVAAAAGASATRRRVNRLADSLDVDRDRLRGWTLFRAVESGTRAIAEGRHAEGELSLEFAGWL; encoded by the coding sequence ATGGGTTTCGAACCGCCCCGGCGTCTGGTGCGGGCGCTCGGAGACAACGACTGGACCGGGCAGCTGCCGAAGCTCGTCGAGGAGACCGCCGTCCGCGACGGGCTGGAGATCGAGCGGGTGATGGTGCCCGGCGGCCGGAGCAGTCTCGTCGTCCTCGTGCGGCGGCGGGACGGCACGCCCGCCGCCCTCAAGCTCGTGCCGCCGTTCGCGGGGCCGGCCCTGGAGCGGGCGGCACTCGCGCACTGGAACGGATTCGGCGCGGTGCGGCTGCTGGGCGGTTCCGGAGGCGCGCTGCTGCTGGAGCGGCTGCATCCCGAGCTGTCCGTGCGCTCGCTCCCGGAGGCCAAGGCACTGCTCGAGGCCGCAGGCACGATGCGCCGGCTGTGGGTGGAGCCGCCGTCCGGCCATGGCTTTGAGACAGTGGCCGAGCGCACGGCCCGTCAGGTGTCCGCGCTGCCGGAACGCGCCGCCGCAGCACCGCAGTCGCTGGTGGACGAGGCGCTGGCCGCGCGTGCGGAACTGCTCGCGCACTCCCCCGAGTCGCTGCTGCTGCACGGGAACTTCCGCCAGAGCAAGGTGCTCGCGGGCGACCGCACGCCCTGGCTGGCGGTCGGGCCGGAGCCGTTGGTCGGCGAGCGGGCGTACGACCTGGCGCGGCTGGCCAGGGACCGGGTGGAGGACCTGGTCGCCGCGGCCGCCGGCGCTTCCGCGACCCGCCGCCGGGTGAACCGGCTCGCGGACTCGCTGGACGTCGACCGGGACCGGCTGCGCGGCTGGACGCTGTTCCGCGCGGTGGAGTCGGGCACGCGGGCGATCGCCGAGGGGCGGCACGCCGAGGGTGAGCTGTCGCTGGAGTTCGCCGGCTGGCTGTGA
- a CDS encoding proline--tRNA ligase — MAAQVQRMSRLMVKTLRDDPADAETLSHKLLVRAGYVRRNAAGIWSWLPLGMRVLENVARVVREEMDAIGAQEVLLPALLPKEPYEATGRWEEYGAELFRLQDRKGADYLLGPTHEEIFTLLVKDQCTSYKDLPVILYQIQTKYRDEARPRSGILRGREFQMKDSYSFDTTDEGLAESYRLHREAYIKIFQRLGLEHRIVSAVSGAMGGSASEEFLAPAAAGEDTFVHCPSCDYAANTEAVTFDLKPVTGEHGPVEELDTPDTPTIETLADHLGVPASATLKNLLVKVDGEIVAVGVPGDREVDLGKLTDHLAPAAVELVTAEDFVGRPDLVRGYVGPQGLEKVRYIADPRVAPGTAWITGANKQDKHARDVVAGRDFEVDDYLDVVVVEDGDPCPACGTGLKLDRAIEIGHIFQLGRKYTDAFQLDVLGQNGKPVRVTMGSYGIGVSRAVAALAEQHADEQGLCWPGEIAPADVHVVAAGKALQTELALDVAGKLGAAGLRVLVDDRAGVSPGVKFTDAELIGVPRILVAGRRSGEGVVELKDRRTGEREELTVEEAVARLTD; from the coding sequence ATGGCAGCCCAGGTCCAGCGCATGTCCCGTCTGATGGTCAAGACACTGCGCGACGACCCGGCGGACGCCGAGACGCTCAGCCACAAGCTGCTGGTCCGTGCCGGCTACGTCCGCCGGAACGCGGCGGGCATCTGGAGCTGGCTGCCCCTCGGCATGCGAGTCCTGGAGAACGTCGCCCGGGTCGTCCGCGAGGAGATGGACGCCATCGGCGCCCAGGAGGTGCTGCTGCCCGCGCTGCTGCCCAAGGAGCCGTACGAGGCTACCGGGCGCTGGGAGGAGTACGGCGCCGAGCTGTTCCGCCTCCAGGACCGCAAGGGTGCGGACTACCTGCTCGGGCCCACCCACGAGGAGATCTTCACCCTGCTGGTGAAGGACCAGTGCACCTCGTACAAGGACCTCCCGGTCATCCTGTACCAGATCCAGACGAAGTACCGCGACGAGGCCCGTCCGCGCTCCGGCATCCTGCGCGGCCGCGAGTTCCAGATGAAGGACTCGTACTCCTTCGACACCACCGACGAGGGGCTGGCGGAGTCGTACCGGCTGCACCGCGAGGCGTACATCAAGATCTTCCAGCGCCTCGGTCTGGAGCACCGCATCGTCTCCGCCGTCTCCGGCGCCATGGGCGGCTCGGCCTCCGAGGAGTTCCTCGCCCCGGCCGCCGCCGGTGAGGACACCTTCGTCCACTGCCCCTCCTGCGACTACGCGGCGAACACCGAGGCCGTCACCTTCGACCTGAAGCCGGTCACCGGCGAGCACGGCCCCGTCGAGGAACTGGACACCCCGGACACCCCGACCATCGAGACGCTCGCCGACCACCTCGGCGTGCCCGCCTCCGCCACGCTCAAGAACCTCCTCGTGAAGGTCGACGGTGAGATCGTCGCCGTCGGTGTGCCCGGGGACCGCGAGGTCGACCTCGGCAAGCTCACGGACCACCTGGCCCCGGCGGCCGTCGAGCTGGTCACCGCCGAGGACTTCGTCGGCCGTCCCGACCTGGTGCGTGGATACGTCGGCCCGCAGGGCCTGGAGAAGGTCCGCTACATCGCCGACCCGCGCGTCGCCCCGGGCACCGCCTGGATCACCGGCGCCAACAAGCAGGACAAGCACGCCCGCGACGTCGTCGCCGGCCGTGACTTCGAGGTCGACGACTACCTGGACGTGGTCGTCGTCGAGGACGGCGACCCGTGCCCTGCCTGCGGCACCGGACTGAAGCTCGACCGCGCCATCGAGATCGGCCACATCTTCCAGCTGGGCCGCAAGTACACGGACGCCTTCCAGCTCGACGTCCTGGGCCAGAACGGCAAGCCGGTCCGCGTGACCATGGGCTCCTACGGCATCGGCGTCTCCCGCGCCGTGGCCGCCCTCGCCGAGCAGCACGCCGACGAGCAGGGCCTGTGCTGGCCCGGCGAGATCGCCCCGGCGGACGTCCACGTCGTCGCGGCAGGCAAGGCGCTGCAGACCGAGCTCGCACTCGACGTGGCCGGGAAGCTCGGCGCGGCGGGCCTGCGGGTGCTCGTGGACGACCGGGCCGGTGTCTCCCCGGGCGTGAAGTTCACCGACGCGGAGCTGATCGGCGTCCCCAGGATCCTGGTGGCGGGCCGCCGCTCCGGCGAGGGCGTCGTGGAGCTGAAGGACCGCCGCACGGGCGAGCGCGAGGAGCTGACGGTCGAGGAGGCCGTCGCGCGCCTCACCGACTGA
- the ispG gene encoding flavodoxin-dependent (E)-4-hydroxy-3-methylbut-2-enyl-diphosphate synthase translates to MTAISLGMPSVPTKLADRRASRKIQVGSVAVGGDAPVSVQSMTTTRTSDVGATLQQIAELTASGCQIVRVACPTQDDADALSTIARKSQIPVIADIHFQPKYVFAAIDAGCAAVRVNPGNIKQFDDKVKEIAKAARDAGTPIRIGVNAGSLDRRLLQKYGKATPEALVESALWEASLFEEHDFRDIKISVKHNDPVVMVNAYRQLAAQCDYPLHLGVTEAGPAFQGTIKSAVAFGALLSEGIGDTIRVSLSAPPAEEVKVGIQILESLNLRQRRLEIVSCPSCGRAQVDVYKLADQVTAGLEGMEVPLRVAVMGCVVNGPGEAREADLGVASGNGKGQIFVKGEVIKTVPESKIVETLIEEAMKIAEQMEKDGVASGEPEVSVG, encoded by the coding sequence ATGACCGCGATTTCTCTCGGGATGCCGTCCGTTCCGACCAAGCTCGCCGACCGGAGGGCCAGCCGCAAGATCCAGGTCGGCTCGGTCGCCGTCGGTGGCGACGCACCCGTGTCGGTGCAGTCGATGACGACGACGCGGACCTCCGACGTCGGTGCCACGCTGCAGCAGATCGCCGAGCTCACCGCGTCCGGCTGCCAGATCGTCCGCGTCGCGTGCCCTACGCAGGACGACGCCGACGCACTCTCCACCATCGCTCGGAAGTCGCAGATCCCGGTGATCGCGGACATCCACTTCCAGCCGAAGTACGTCTTCGCGGCCATCGACGCGGGCTGTGCCGCGGTCCGCGTCAACCCCGGCAACATCAAGCAGTTCGACGACAAGGTCAAGGAGATCGCCAAGGCGGCCAGGGACGCCGGCACTCCCATCCGCATCGGTGTGAACGCGGGCTCGCTCGACCGGCGGCTGCTCCAGAAGTACGGCAAGGCCACCCCCGAGGCGCTCGTCGAGTCGGCGCTGTGGGAGGCCTCGCTCTTCGAGGAGCACGACTTCCGCGACATCAAGATCTCGGTCAAGCACAACGACCCGGTCGTCATGGTCAACGCCTACCGGCAGCTGGCCGCGCAGTGCGACTACCCGCTCCACCTCGGCGTGACGGAGGCCGGCCCGGCCTTCCAGGGCACCATCAAGTCCGCCGTCGCCTTCGGCGCGCTGCTCAGCGAGGGCATCGGCGACACCATCCGCGTGTCGCTGTCCGCGCCCCCGGCCGAGGAGGTCAAGGTCGGCATCCAGATCCTGGAGTCGCTGAACCTGCGCCAGCGCCGGCTGGAGATCGTCTCCTGCCCGTCCTGCGGCCGCGCCCAGGTCGACGTCTACAAGCTGGCCGACCAGGTCACCGCGGGCCTCGAGGGCATGGAGGTGCCCCTGCGCGTCGCCGTCATGGGCTGCGTCGTGAACGGCCCCGGCGAGGCCCGTGAAGCCGACCTGGGTGTGGCCTCCGGCAACGGCAAGGGCCAGATCTTCGTCAAGGGCGAGGTGATCAAGACGGTCCCGGAGTCGAAGATCGTCGAGACCCTGATCGAGGAGGCGATGAAGATCGCCGAGCAGATGGAGAAGGACGGCGTGGCCTCCGGGGAGCCCGAGGTCTCCGTCGGCTGA
- a CDS encoding DUF4439 domain-containing protein, translating to MSDALAAAQAALAAEHAAVYGYGVVGGRVGEARRAEAVAAYAAHRARRNALERTVRDLGGKPPAAQAAYALPFAVPDTAAAVRLAAVLEDRVAGVYSDLVRAAGGPLRHDAAAALREAAVRSVRWRGTGVAFPGLAERAAAQ from the coding sequence ATGAGCGACGCGCTGGCCGCGGCACAGGCCGCCCTCGCGGCCGAGCACGCCGCCGTCTACGGCTACGGCGTGGTCGGCGGCCGGGTCGGCGAGGCCCGCCGGGCCGAGGCCGTCGCGGCGTACGCCGCGCACCGGGCCCGCCGAAACGCCCTGGAGCGCACGGTCCGTGATCTCGGCGGGAAGCCCCCCGCCGCGCAGGCCGCCTACGCACTGCCCTTCGCGGTACCCGACACGGCGGCCGCGGTCCGGCTGGCCGCCGTTCTGGAGGACCGGGTCGCGGGCGTCTACTCCGATCTGGTGCGGGCCGCCGGGGGCCCGCTGCGCCACGACGCCGCGGCCGCGCTGCGCGAGGCGGCGGTGCGGTCGGTGCGGTGGCGCGGTACCGGCGTAGCCTTTCCCGGGCTTGCCGAGCGAGCCGCGGCGCAGTGA
- a CDS encoding GNAT family N-acetyltransferase yields MEGPLVLTQTTTRVLDPDDLGATLAVLESDPVANAFVTARVQVAGLDPWRLGGEMWGWYADGRLRSLCYSGANLVPICATPEAVRAFADRARRAGRRCSSIVGPAETTSALWKLLEPSWGPAREVRAHQPLMVTESLPRDIEPDPYVRRIRKDEMEVIMPACVAMFTEEVGVSPMAGDGGLLYQARIAELVGTGRSFARIDDGKVVFKAEIGAATPLACQIQGVWVAPEYRGRGLSETGMAAVISYALADVAPLVSLYVNDYNTAARAAYRRVGFREVGAFMSVLF; encoded by the coding sequence ATGGAGGGCCCTCTCGTGTTGACGCAGACGACCACCCGGGTCCTCGATCCCGACGACCTGGGGGCCACCCTCGCGGTCCTGGAGAGCGACCCGGTCGCCAACGCGTTCGTCACCGCCCGGGTCCAGGTCGCAGGACTCGACCCCTGGCGCCTCGGCGGCGAGATGTGGGGCTGGTACGCGGACGGACGGCTCCGCTCGCTCTGCTACTCCGGCGCCAATCTCGTCCCCATCTGCGCCACCCCCGAGGCCGTCCGCGCCTTCGCCGACCGTGCCCGCAGGGCCGGCCGCCGCTGCTCGTCCATCGTGGGGCCGGCCGAGACCACCTCCGCGCTGTGGAAGCTGCTGGAGCCCAGCTGGGGCCCGGCCCGCGAAGTCCGCGCCCACCAGCCGCTCATGGTCACCGAGTCCCTGCCCCGGGACATCGAGCCCGACCCGTACGTGCGGCGCATCCGCAAGGACGAGATGGAGGTGATCATGCCCGCGTGCGTGGCCATGTTCACCGAGGAGGTCGGCGTCTCCCCGATGGCCGGTGACGGCGGACTGCTCTACCAGGCCCGGATCGCCGAACTCGTGGGCACGGGCCGCTCCTTCGCCAGGATCGACGACGGCAAGGTCGTCTTCAAGGCCGAGATCGGCGCCGCCACACCGCTGGCGTGCCAGATCCAGGGCGTCTGGGTCGCCCCCGAGTACCGCGGACGCGGCCTGTCCGAGACCGGGATGGCGGCCGTGATCAGCTACGCCCTCGCCGATGTCGCACCGCTCGTCAGCCTGTACGTGAACGACTACAACACCGCGGCCCGCGCGGCGTACCGACGGGTGGGATTCCGCGAGGTCGGTGCGTTCATGAGCGTGCTGTTCTGA
- the nusA gene encoding transcription termination factor NusA — translation MDIDVKLLRGLAQEKEIAFDLLVDAIESALLIAYHRTEGSRRHARVELNRQTGHVTVWAKEDPSELDEGQEPREFDDTPHDFGRIAASTARQVIQQRLRDAENDVTFGEYARREGDIVAGQVQQGKDPKNVLVKLDDKLEAILPVQEQVPGEDYSHGLRLRTYVVRVAKGVRGPSVTLSRTHPNLVKKLFALEVPEIADGSVEIAAIAREAGHRTKIAVRSTRSGLNAKGACIGPMGGRVRNVMAELHGEKIDIVDWSDDPAEMVANALSPARVSKVEIVDLGARSARVTVPDYQLSLAIGKEGQNARLAARLTGWRIDIRPDTEQPAEQD, via the coding sequence GTGGACATCGACGTGAAGCTCCTGAGGGGCTTGGCACAGGAGAAGGAGATTGCCTTCGACCTGCTGGTCGACGCCATCGAGTCGGCCCTCCTCATCGCGTACCACCGCACCGAGGGCAGCCGTCGGCACGCCCGGGTCGAGCTGAACCGGCAGACCGGGCACGTGACGGTGTGGGCGAAGGAGGACCCGTCGGAACTCGACGAGGGCCAGGAGCCCCGGGAGTTCGACGACACCCCGCACGACTTCGGCAGGATCGCGGCGTCCACCGCCCGCCAGGTCATCCAGCAGCGGCTGCGCGACGCCGAGAACGACGTCACCTTCGGCGAGTACGCCCGCCGAGAGGGCGACATCGTGGCCGGCCAGGTCCAGCAGGGCAAGGACCCCAAGAACGTTCTGGTGAAGCTGGACGACAAGCTGGAGGCCATCCTGCCGGTGCAGGAGCAGGTGCCGGGCGAGGACTACTCGCACGGGCTGCGGCTGCGCACCTACGTCGTACGGGTGGCGAAGGGGGTGCGCGGCCCGTCCGTCACCCTGTCGAGGACCCACCCCAATCTGGTGAAAAAACTCTTCGCGCTCGAGGTGCCGGAGATCGCTGACGGTTCCGTCGAGATCGCGGCCATCGCCCGTGAGGCCGGCCACCGAACCAAGATCGCCGTGCGATCCACGCGCAGCGGCCTGAACGCCAAGGGCGCGTGCATCGGCCCGATGGGCGGCCGGGTGCGCAATGTCATGGCGGAGCTGCACGGTGAGAAGATCGACATCGTGGACTGGTCGGACGACCCGGCGGAGATGGTCGCGAACGCGCTGTCCCCGGCCCGGGTGTCCAAGGTCGAGATCGTCGACCTCGGCGCCAGGTCCGCCCGGGTGACGGTCCCCGACTACCAGCTGTCACTGGCCATCGGCAAGGAGGGGCAGAACGCCCGCCTCGCCGCGCGGCTCACCGGCTGGCGGATCGACATCCGGCCGGACACCGAGCAGCCCGCCGAGCAGGACTGA
- the infB gene encoding translation initiation factor IF-2 has product MAKVRVYELAKEFGVESKVVMAKLQELGEFVRSASSTIEAPVVRKLTDAFQQGSGAAPAKRSAGKPAAPRKSAPSPAAASRAGGAPTPAAPSPAQAARPAAPKPGAPAPKPAAAEAPKSAPAAPTPGPRPTPGPKPAAAPKPAPAAPAAPEFTAPPAAPAAGPRPGATPGPRPAARPGQGQGGGARSGAPRPGGERQAPRPGARPAGPRPGNNPFTSGGSTGMARPQAPRPGGAPRPGGQGAPGGPRPQGGGQGGPRPQAPGGSRPTPGGMPRPQAPRGAGGPGGGPGGNRPNPGMMPQRPAAGPRPGPGGRGPGGPGGRPGGGGGAGRPGFAGRPGGGGGGGGRPGGGGGGFGGPRPGGGGGGFGGGGGRPGFGGRPGGPGGRGGTQGAFGRPGGPARRGRKSKRQRRQEYEAMQAPSVGGVMLPRGNGETVRLSRGASLTDFAEKINANPASLVAVMMNLGEMVTATQSVSDETLQILAGEMNYTVQIVSPEEEDRELLESFDIEFGEDEGGEEFLVARPPVVTVMGHVDHGKTRLLDAIRKTNVVAGEAGGITQHIGAYQVSTEVNEEERRITFIDTPGHEAFTAMRARGAKSTDIAILVVAANDGVMPQTIEALNHAKAADVPIVVAVNKIDVEGADPTKVRGQLTEYGLVAEEYGGDTMFVDISAKQGLNIENLLEAVVLTADAALDLRANPEQDAQGIAIESHLDRGRGAVSTVLVQRGTLRIGDTMVVGDAYGRVRAMLDDKGNNVEEATPSTPVLVLGLTNVPGAGDNFLVVDEDRTARQIAEKRAARERNAAFAKRTRRVSLEDLDKVLKAGEVQQLNLIIKGDASGSVEALESSLLQLDVGEEVDIRVLHRGVGAVTESDIDLATGSDAIVIGFNVRAAGRATQMAEREGVDVRYYSVIYQAIEEIEAALKGMLKPEYEEVELGTAEIREVFRSSKLGNIAGVLIRSGEVRRNTKARLIRDGKVVAENLNIEGLRRFKDDVTEIREGFEGGINLGNFNDIKVDDVIATYEMREKPRG; this is encoded by the coding sequence GTGGCTAAGGTCCGGGTATACGAACTCGCCAAGGAGTTCGGCGTGGAGAGCAAGGTCGTCATGGCCAAGCTCCAAGAACTCGGTGAATTCGTCCGTTCGGCGTCCTCGACGATCGAGGCGCCGGTTGTACGCAAACTGACTGATGCTTTCCAGCAGGGTTCCGGGGCTGCCCCCGCGAAGCGCTCTGCCGGCAAGCCCGCGGCGCCGCGCAAGTCCGCGCCCTCCCCCGCAGCGGCAAGCCGCGCGGGTGGCGCCCCCACGCCCGCCGCGCCCTCCCCGGCGCAGGCGGCGCGTCCCGCAGCCCCCAAGCCCGGCGCACCGGCCCCCAAGCCGGCCGCAGCCGAGGCTCCCAAGAGTGCTCCCGCGGCCCCGACCCCCGGTCCGCGGCCGACCCCGGGTCCCAAGCCCGCGGCGGCCCCGAAGCCGGCTCCGGCCGCTCCGGCCGCGCCGGAGTTCACCGCGCCCCCGGCCGCCCCGGCTGCCGGTCCCCGGCCCGGTGCCACTCCCGGCCCGCGTCCGGCCGCCCGTCCCGGTCAGGGCCAGGGCGGCGGTGCCCGTTCCGGTGCCCCGCGCCCCGGTGGCGAGCGCCAGGCCCCGCGTCCCGGTGCCCGTCCCGCGGGCCCGCGTCCGGGCAACAACCCCTTCACCTCCGGTGGCTCGACCGGTATGGCGCGCCCGCAGGCGCCCCGTCCCGGCGGCGCGCCGCGTCCCGGCGGTCAGGGTGCCCCCGGTGGCCCGCGTCCGCAGGGCGGCGGCCAGGGCGGTCCCCGTCCGCAGGCTCCCGGTGGTTCCCGTCCCACTCCGGGCGGCATGCCGCGTCCGCAGGCTCCTCGCGGAGCCGGTGGCCCCGGCGGCGGCCCCGGCGGTAACCGTCCCAACCCGGGCATGATGCCGCAGCGTCCCGCTGCCGGCCCGCGTCCCGGTCCCGGCGGCCGTGGCCCCGGTGGTCCCGGCGGCCGTCCCGGTGGCGGCGGCGGTGCCGGACGTCCCGGCTTCGCCGGTCGTCCCGGTGGCGGCGGTGGCGGCGGCGGTCGTCCCGGTGGCGGCGGTGGCGGCTTCGGCGGCCCGCGTCCCGGTGGCGGCGGTGGCGGCTTCGGCGGCGGCGGTGGCCGTCCCGGTTTCGGCGGACGCCCGGGTGGCCCCGGCGGCCGCGGTGGCACGCAGGGTGCGTTCGGCCGTCCCGGCGGTCCGGCGCGCCGTGGCCGCAAGTCGAAGCGGCAGAGGCGCCAGGAGTACGAGGCCATGCAGGCCCCGTCGGTCGGCGGTGTGATGCTGCCTCGCGGCAACGGCGAGACCGTCCGTCTGTCGCGCGGTGCCTCCCTCACCGACTTCGCGGAGAAGATCAACGCCAACCCGGCGTCGCTCGTCGCCGTGATGATGAATCTCGGTGAGATGGTCACGGCCACGCAGTCCGTCTCCGACGAGACGCTGCAGATCCTGGCCGGCGAGATGAACTACACGGTCCAGATCGTCAGCCCGGAGGAGGAGGACCGCGAGCTGCTCGAGTCCTTCGACATCGAGTTCGGCGAGGACGAGGGCGGCGAGGAGTTCCTGGTCGCGCGTCCGCCGGTGGTGACCGTCATGGGTCACGTCGACCACGGTAAGACCCGGCTGCTGGACGCGATCCGCAAGACGAACGTCGTCGCGGGCGAGGCCGGTGGAATCACGCAGCACATCGGTGCGTACCAGGTCTCGACCGAGGTCAACGAGGAAGAGCGCCGCATCACCTTCATCGACACCCCGGGTCACGAGGCGTTCACCGCCATGCGTGCCCGCGGTGCCAAGTCGACCGACATCGCGATCCTCGTGGTGGCGGCCAACGACGGTGTGATGCCCCAGACGATCGAGGCGCTGAACCACGCCAAGGCGGCCGACGTGCCGATCGTGGTCGCGGTCAACAAGATCGACGTCGAGGGTGCGGACCCGACGAAGGTGCGCGGTCAGCTGACCGAGTACGGCCTGGTCGCCGAGGAGTACGGCGGCGACACCATGTTCGTCGACATCTCCGCCAAGCAGGGTCTGAACATCGAGAACCTGCTGGAGGCCGTGGTCCTGACGGCGGACGCCGCCCTGGACCTGCGGGCCAACCCGGAGCAGGACGCGCAGGGCATCGCGATCGAGTCCCACCTCGACCGCGGCCGCGGTGCCGTCTCGACCGTCCTGGTCCAGCGAGGCACCCTGCGCATCGGCGACACCATGGTCGTCGGCGACGCGTACGGCCGTGTCCGCGCGATGCTCGACGACAAGGGCAACAACGTGGAGGAGGCGACTCCGTCGACTCCCGTCCTGGTCCTGGGTCTCACCAACGTCCCGGGCGCCGGCGACAACTTCCTGGTCGTCGACGAGGACCGCACGGCCCGTCAGATCGCCGAGAAGCGCGCCGCCCGTGAGCGCAACGCCGCCTTCGCCAAGCGCACCCGCCGGGTGTCCCTCGAGGACCTCGACAAGGTGCTCAAGGCGGGCGAGGTCCAGCAGCTCAACCTCATCATCAAGGGCGACGCGTCCGGTTCGGTGGAGGCCCTCGAGTCCTCGCTGCTCCAGCTGGACGTCGGCGAAGAGGTCGACATCCGCGTGCTGCACCGCGGTGTCGGCGCGGTCACCGAGTCGGACATCGACCTGGCGACCGGCTCCGACGCCATCGTGATCGGCTTCAACGTGCGCGCCGCCGGGCGTGCCACGCAGATGGCCGAGCGCGAGGGTGTGGACGTCCGCTACTACTCGGTCATCTACCAGGCGATCGAGGAGATCGAGGCGGCCCTCAAGGGCATGCTCAAGCCGGAGTACGAAGAGGTCGAGCTCGGCACGGCGGAGATCCGCGAGGTCTTCCGCTCGTCCAAGCTGGGCAACATCGCGGGTGTTCTCATCCGCTCCGGCGAGGTCCGGCGCAACACCAAGGCGCGCCTCATCCGCGACGGCAAGGTCGTCGCGGAGAACCTCAACATCGAGGGTCTGCGTCGCTTCAAGGACGACGTCACCGAGATCCGCGAAGGCTTCGAGGGCGGTATCAACCTCGGAAACTTCAACGACATCAAGGTCGACGACGTCATCGCGACGTACGAGATGCGCGAGAAGCCCCGCGGCTGA